The Argopecten irradians isolate NY chromosome 4, Ai_NY, whole genome shotgun sequence genome has a window encoding:
- the LOC138321937 gene encoding tripartite motif-containing protein 2-like isoform X1 — MCSVSEEGGQRLFSRSNSIMETEQSELVIPRQFLCCKLCDDDLKKPKYLPCLHTFCLKCIEDHIQANTDDEGYFPCPTCATETTLSSEAVENLPSNILAMRLLNPVTEQATCETLCSICKNGGHFVEAECYCVSCDNFLCNTCTDSHDSQDETAAHKTQSMDDYHRRTPSNPKQGEIIPICCSNYDPIDIGALFCVDCDMSICADCHLASHGEHRCTELMAVASNFEQKIQEPLSELDNDEDILKETLRNLDKKQLAADKQQKSLKDNVKRRTQVLCDLIQNYERLLLEEIGKRHHQQLQEIKNQKYDIKTHLSAIKGVKGFTETLRNYGTYEEKVYMRKKVGFRIRELCEEPLLPETKEIQDLKLTEPHVTVETICDMFGELKEVGAPETKPPGLEDSLSASYNLSHALDSGHGSDNDPELVEIMNSAIANGMLSQSQSGSDTDMLGVSNNSENMRNVKFSEEVVESEYETDLGYNLENPKREFVLPPGIQRECFKGMGVNNNGDIIIGTTSNNRQSIYVLEKHGILRGQVPVENGWNIHSVSSDGKVALTVPRGDNRFKVRVLTNDGSGHALADLHVESFGLNFVTADKNGRLMITSNRYAQIRKSHGKSAKSGGNVAVFEQDGHLTKRITNDDFQEDGMYLLEKPQCVVCDDKRSKFYVADSGSHSVISFHQDGQLVFQYGNTDTEEEVYQGPDMVTFDKYGNVIVTDKREGRIDILSSKGDLKKSFYMDDIPRFVGATPDKLLMTAMTDGSVKFYEYL; from the exons ATGTGTAGTGTGAGTGAGGAGGGAGGGCAGAGACTGTTCTCACGG agTAACAGCATCATGGAGACGGAGCAGAGCGAGCTCGTCATTCCTCGTCAGTTCCTGTGCTGTAAATTGTGCGACGATGACCTTAAGAAACCTAAGTATTTACCCTGTCTCCATACATTTTGCCTCAAATGTATTGAGGACCACATCCAGGCGAACACCGATGACGAGGGTTACTTCCCCTGCCCAACCTGCGCTACTGAAACCACGTTGTCGTCGGAGGCTGTTGAGAATTTACCCAGCAACATTTTAGCGATGAGACTGCTGAACCCAGTCACAGAACAGGCCACATGTGAGACACTCTGCAGTATTTGTAAAAACGGTGGACATTTTGTGGAAGCGGAGTGTTACTGTGTAAGCTGTGACAACTTCCTGTGTAACACTTGTACGGATTCTCATGATTCTCAGGATGAAACAGCGGCCCACAAGACACAATCCATGGACGATTATCACCGGAGAACACCATCTAATCCtaaacaaggggagataatccctATCTGCTGTAGTAACTATGATCCCATTGATATTGGCGCCCTGTTTTGTGTTGACTGTGATATGTCTATCTGTGCAGACTGTCACCTAGCCAGTCATGGAGAACACAGATGCACAGAACTCATGGCAGTTGCTAGTAATTTTGAACAGAAAATTCAGGAGCCACTCTCTGAACTAGACAATGATGAAGACATTTTGAAAGAAACGTTAAGAAATCTTGACAAAAAGCAGCTGGCAGCAGATAAACAACAAAAGAGTCTGAAGGACAATGTCAAAAGGAGAACTCAAGTTCTGTGTGATTTGATACAGAACTATGAACGTCTGCTTCTCGAGGAAATAGGCAAACGTCATCATCAGCAGCTTCAGGAAATAAAGAACCAGAAATATGATATCAAGACTCATTTGTCAGCTATCAAAGGGGTGAAGGGTTTCACTGAAACACTCAGAAACTATGGAACATATGAAGAAAAAGTTTACATGAGAAAGAAAGTTGGATTTCGAATCCGTGAACTTTGCGAAGAGCCACTACTACCAGAGACTAAGGAAATACAGGACTTGAAGCTGACAGAGCCTCATGTTACCGTGGAAACTATCTGTGATATGTTCGGGGAGCTGAAGGAAGTTGGTGCCCCAGAAACAAAGCCACCTGGTCTGGAAGACTCGTTGTCTGCCAGCTACAACTTGTCACATGCTCTGGACTCTGGCCATGGCAGCGACAATGACCCAGAGTTAGTGGAGATTATGAATTCAGCAATTGCCAATGGTATGCTGAGTCAATCTCAGAGTGGCTCTGACACCGATATGTTGGGAGTGAGCAACAACTCGGAAAACATGCGCAATGTTAAGTTCAGTGAAGAGGTTGTGGAATCAGAATATGAAACAGACTTAGGATACAATCTGGAAAATCCAAAACGTGAGTTTGTCCTTCCCCCAGGAATACAGCGTGAATGTTTCAAGGGCATGGGCGTCAACAACAATGGCGACATCATTATTGGAACAACTTCTAACAACCGCCAGAGCATTTACGTGTTGGAGAAACACGGAATCCTTCGAGGACAGGTTCCTGTAGAGAATGGCTGGAATATTCACTCGGTGTCAAGTGATGGCAAAGTGGCCCTAACTGTACCAAGGGGAGACAACCGCTTTAAAGTCAGAGTCCTTACAAATGATGGTTCTGGGCATGCTCTAGCAGATCTTCATGTGGAGAGCTTTGGACTAAACTTTGTGACAGCCGATAAGAATGGCAGACTGATGATAACATCAAATCGCTACGCACAGATTCGCAAGAGTCACGGCAAATCTGCAAAGTCCGGAGGAAATGTTGCAGTGTttgaacaagatggccatctGACGAAGCGAATCACAAACGATGATTTTCAAGAGGATGGTATGTACCTACTTGAAAAGCcacaatgtgttgtgtgtgatgACAAACGCAGCAAGTTTTATGTGGCAGACTCGGGCAGTCACTCAGTCATCAGTTTCCACCAGGATGGACAACTAGTGTTTCAGTACGGTAATACAGACACAGAGGAGGAGGTGTATCAAGGACCAGATATGGTGACATTTGACAAGTACGGAAATGTCATTGTCACCGACAAACGCGAAGGACGCATTGATATCCTCAGCTCTAAAGGTGATCTGAAGAAGTCCTTCTATATGGATGATATCCCGCGGTTTGTGGGTGCCACTCCGGATAAACTACTGATGACGGCCATGACCGACGGTAGTGTTAAGTTCTATGAGTATCTGTAA
- the LOC138321937 gene encoding tripartite motif-containing protein 2-like isoform X2, which produces METEQSELVIPRQFLCCKLCDDDLKKPKYLPCLHTFCLKCIEDHIQANTDDEGYFPCPTCATETTLSSEAVENLPSNILAMRLLNPVTEQATCETLCSICKNGGHFVEAECYCVSCDNFLCNTCTDSHDSQDETAAHKTQSMDDYHRRTPSNPKQGEIIPICCSNYDPIDIGALFCVDCDMSICADCHLASHGEHRCTELMAVASNFEQKIQEPLSELDNDEDILKETLRNLDKKQLAADKQQKSLKDNVKRRTQVLCDLIQNYERLLLEEIGKRHHQQLQEIKNQKYDIKTHLSAIKGVKGFTETLRNYGTYEEKVYMRKKVGFRIRELCEEPLLPETKEIQDLKLTEPHVTVETICDMFGELKEVGAPETKPPGLEDSLSASYNLSHALDSGHGSDNDPELVEIMNSAIANGMLSQSQSGSDTDMLGVSNNSENMRNVKFSEEVVESEYETDLGYNLENPKREFVLPPGIQRECFKGMGVNNNGDIIIGTTSNNRQSIYVLEKHGILRGQVPVENGWNIHSVSSDGKVALTVPRGDNRFKVRVLTNDGSGHALADLHVESFGLNFVTADKNGRLMITSNRYAQIRKSHGKSAKSGGNVAVFEQDGHLTKRITNDDFQEDGMYLLEKPQCVVCDDKRSKFYVADSGSHSVISFHQDGQLVFQYGNTDTEEEVYQGPDMVTFDKYGNVIVTDKREGRIDILSSKGDLKKSFYMDDIPRFVGATPDKLLMTAMTDGSVKFYEYL; this is translated from the coding sequence ATGGAGACGGAGCAGAGCGAGCTCGTCATTCCTCGTCAGTTCCTGTGCTGTAAATTGTGCGACGATGACCTTAAGAAACCTAAGTATTTACCCTGTCTCCATACATTTTGCCTCAAATGTATTGAGGACCACATCCAGGCGAACACCGATGACGAGGGTTACTTCCCCTGCCCAACCTGCGCTACTGAAACCACGTTGTCGTCGGAGGCTGTTGAGAATTTACCCAGCAACATTTTAGCGATGAGACTGCTGAACCCAGTCACAGAACAGGCCACATGTGAGACACTCTGCAGTATTTGTAAAAACGGTGGACATTTTGTGGAAGCGGAGTGTTACTGTGTAAGCTGTGACAACTTCCTGTGTAACACTTGTACGGATTCTCATGATTCTCAGGATGAAACAGCGGCCCACAAGACACAATCCATGGACGATTATCACCGGAGAACACCATCTAATCCtaaacaaggggagataatccctATCTGCTGTAGTAACTATGATCCCATTGATATTGGCGCCCTGTTTTGTGTTGACTGTGATATGTCTATCTGTGCAGACTGTCACCTAGCCAGTCATGGAGAACACAGATGCACAGAACTCATGGCAGTTGCTAGTAATTTTGAACAGAAAATTCAGGAGCCACTCTCTGAACTAGACAATGATGAAGACATTTTGAAAGAAACGTTAAGAAATCTTGACAAAAAGCAGCTGGCAGCAGATAAACAACAAAAGAGTCTGAAGGACAATGTCAAAAGGAGAACTCAAGTTCTGTGTGATTTGATACAGAACTATGAACGTCTGCTTCTCGAGGAAATAGGCAAACGTCATCATCAGCAGCTTCAGGAAATAAAGAACCAGAAATATGATATCAAGACTCATTTGTCAGCTATCAAAGGGGTGAAGGGTTTCACTGAAACACTCAGAAACTATGGAACATATGAAGAAAAAGTTTACATGAGAAAGAAAGTTGGATTTCGAATCCGTGAACTTTGCGAAGAGCCACTACTACCAGAGACTAAGGAAATACAGGACTTGAAGCTGACAGAGCCTCATGTTACCGTGGAAACTATCTGTGATATGTTCGGGGAGCTGAAGGAAGTTGGTGCCCCAGAAACAAAGCCACCTGGTCTGGAAGACTCGTTGTCTGCCAGCTACAACTTGTCACATGCTCTGGACTCTGGCCATGGCAGCGACAATGACCCAGAGTTAGTGGAGATTATGAATTCAGCAATTGCCAATGGTATGCTGAGTCAATCTCAGAGTGGCTCTGACACCGATATGTTGGGAGTGAGCAACAACTCGGAAAACATGCGCAATGTTAAGTTCAGTGAAGAGGTTGTGGAATCAGAATATGAAACAGACTTAGGATACAATCTGGAAAATCCAAAACGTGAGTTTGTCCTTCCCCCAGGAATACAGCGTGAATGTTTCAAGGGCATGGGCGTCAACAACAATGGCGACATCATTATTGGAACAACTTCTAACAACCGCCAGAGCATTTACGTGTTGGAGAAACACGGAATCCTTCGAGGACAGGTTCCTGTAGAGAATGGCTGGAATATTCACTCGGTGTCAAGTGATGGCAAAGTGGCCCTAACTGTACCAAGGGGAGACAACCGCTTTAAAGTCAGAGTCCTTACAAATGATGGTTCTGGGCATGCTCTAGCAGATCTTCATGTGGAGAGCTTTGGACTAAACTTTGTGACAGCCGATAAGAATGGCAGACTGATGATAACATCAAATCGCTACGCACAGATTCGCAAGAGTCACGGCAAATCTGCAAAGTCCGGAGGAAATGTTGCAGTGTttgaacaagatggccatctGACGAAGCGAATCACAAACGATGATTTTCAAGAGGATGGTATGTACCTACTTGAAAAGCcacaatgtgttgtgtgtgatgACAAACGCAGCAAGTTTTATGTGGCAGACTCGGGCAGTCACTCAGTCATCAGTTTCCACCAGGATGGACAACTAGTGTTTCAGTACGGTAATACAGACACAGAGGAGGAGGTGTATCAAGGACCAGATATGGTGACATTTGACAAGTACGGAAATGTCATTGTCACCGACAAACGCGAAGGACGCATTGATATCCTCAGCTCTAAAGGTGATCTGAAGAAGTCCTTCTATATGGATGATATCCCGCGGTTTGTGGGTGCCACTCCGGATAAACTACTGATGACGGCCATGACCGACGGTAGTGTTAAGTTCTATGAGTATCTGTAA